Proteins encoded in a region of the Candidatus Latescibacterota bacterium genome:
- a CDS encoding flagellar biosynthesis protein FlhA, with translation MAEAILKKSIIEKLSGGSNLLNAFGMIGIVGLMVMPVPPMVLDILLTFNITFGLIILLVTIYVREPLEFSVFPSLLLIVTMFRLALNVASTRLILSRGYAGEVISSFGNFVVQGNYVIGLVIFL, from the coding sequence GAAAAAATCGATCATAGAAAAGTTGTCAGGAGGTTCGAACCTGCTCAATGCGTTCGGAATGATCGGTATCGTCGGATTGATGGTAATGCCAGTACCGCCTATGGTCCTCGATATCCTCCTTACTTTCAATATAACGTTCGGATTGATCATTCTTCTCGTGACGATCTATGTCAGGGAGCCCCTGGAATTCTCGGTCTTTCCCTCTCTTTTGCTTATTGTGACGATGTTCAGGCTGGCCCTTAACGTTGCATCAACCAGGCTTATCCTGTCGAGAGGATACGCGGGAGAAGTGATATCCTCCTTCGGCAACTTCGTTGTGCAGGGTAATTATGTGATCGGACTGGTGATATTTCTG